The Culex pipiens pallens isolate TS chromosome 2, TS_CPP_V2, whole genome shotgun sequence DNA window ATGCGGATGAAACTTTATTGCCggcattaaaatttaaacaactttGTATGGTGAAGCTTTTTACAGaacattttatttaagttttaaacatattttcagctaTGTACCTATaggtacatttttaaaatttatggcgtttatttattcataaatattaattaatattattttattagattgacaaaaaaaatctaaacattatACAGTTTGAATAAGAAAACGATTACAATTTAATATCATTTGGAATATTTCCCGACCAGCTCCCCGAGCAGCCGCTGCTGCGATCCAGTGAGCTGCTTGCAGTGGCTCAGCTCATCCCGTACAGCAATCAACGATTCAATGTCCTTAGCCTGGCAGGACACAACCAACGACTGCAGTAGAAAGAACAACTCCTCGCTAAGCACGCTGGCTCCCGTCTGCTGTCCGTCTCCAATGGCCGAGTAGCGCTCGATAAACTTGTGGTCATAGCGAACCGACGGCGGCAGTTGCAGCAgacacagcagcagcaaccggGTCACCTCGACCCGCTGCATCACCTGGGGGTACATCGCTTCGCAGCGACGCTCCGTTACGTCGTCGTAGATTTCCGTGAGCTTCTCGAACGCTGCCACGTAGTCGTGAATTTTGATGCTTTCCTCCGCGGACTGTTCCAGATCCCAAATCCGGTGGCTTGGTGAGCTAAAGTTGCTCGTGATTTCCACGTTTGGGCTGATTTCCTTCAACTCGCGAATGATCGCGGCTTTGGTTACGGAGTCGTCCGGCAATCGGGACAGCGCTTGGGTGTAGCAGCGGAAGGCTCCCTCCAGGTGATCGCCGGAAGCATTCTCCGGGTTGATTTTGATCTGCTTTTCGTTGGCCTTCCGGAAGGCACGGGCAGCCTTTAGCAAAGCATCGACCTCGCCCGGTTCATTTCCGATCATTTTCTCGCACTTGCCCTGGCCCATGTAGCACAGGGCAGCATACTCGGGCAGGAAACAGTTGAAATTGACCGCGAGCAACGCGAACTCGTCAGCCACTTCCGATACATTTGGGGCAAATTGTCTGAAAATAAATCAgtaaattttttagtttaactTCGTTTAAATTTATTAGATCGTCGACTCACTTGAAAAACACTCGctgaattttcttcaatttgttgcatgttgttttaTACTGCTGAATGAGATCCTTTTGGTATTGACTCGACATTATTAACACAAAACAATTATTTgctattgtaaattttgttcaatgaaCACGCAATTACACCACAACATAAATCCAAATCCTGGTTCCTTTTTATGCTGCGAGATGCGATGTAAACAATGTAgcataaatttaaatgtcaaaagtgtcaaaacaaaaaaaaacagatctgTCAAAGAGGAACTTTGGAAGGTTGCATGTGCTGATTGTTGAggtaatttttgattaaatttgtgGTTTTAGGCAATTTAAAAAGCAATTTAACAATAGTTTTTGCTTTAGTGTACTTAGCTTCATAAACCAGTTCAAAAAACTAATGGTAAATAACTTTCCCTCATAATTCCAGCGAACGCCGCCAATCCAACTTTACGCAACACCCAAAACATAAAAGCCAACCAACCCGAGCAGAAAAAGAGGCGAAAATGCGTCACGCCAAGTTTATCGCCCGAACGGTGCTGGTGCAGAACAACAACATCGAGGAGGCCTGCCGGGTGTTGAACCGGATCCTGGGCAAAGAGGAAATCTTCGACCAGTTCCGGCGCACGCGCTTCTACGAGAAGCCGTTCCAGACCCGGCGCCGTGTCAACTTTGAGCGCTGCAAGGCCATCTACAACGAGGACATGAACCGCAAGATTCAGTTTGTGCTGCGGAAAAACCGGGTCGATCCGTTTCCGGGGTGTCAGTAAGGTGGGTGGTGTGTATGTAAAGAGCGGAAAATAAAAAGAGTTAATCGTAACAGGTTCCGGTGTGGTTTGTAACGATGATGACCGGCCCAAACTATGGAGGATGCATATAAAAGGTTTAAATTACAGTTtaataaacaacattttcagTTTAGTTTCCTCTGGagtattttattggaaattccaaataaacatttttttaattttttatttgtttgaatagaacattaaaattaaacttttgaattaagCAGAAGcatcaacaaaaatgtttttacagaattttgttcaatttttttggcccaagccatagtttcaaggTTTCcgtggaaaaagtgttttgaaatgcattttacactagttcaattgttttgcaatcattagttttcaaaaaatgtaagatttgacaaaaacaaaattttggcgaaaataaaactttttgcgataacaaacgtcaaacattttcaaaaattccaaagattTCTAAATCAACCAACACATGCTTAAcattattctaaacgcaggggaatatattttaaattgatttcagctgatggcacttaaatttacattgaaattttgaagtttcttttttaaatatatttgttttgccctctgatttttcgggccaactttgaagggaggagacaaaaactttgaataaaatttgtaccagctttaTTGTCTGTATTTATGTCGCTCAACTACTTAATCCCGTAAAGaagtttctttttcaaaatactttgaaatttcaatagaaGCAAGACTGCAagaattttttatgtttcgtaCCGCcgttttaggccgttgcaaatatttttttctgatttttttttattggcagTGATACCACGTGATTGTCAGAAAATAGttatagtgattttttttcttttttttaattttgggaacaTTGTACTTTTTAGTGCGTTTGTAATCTccaccctctactgcccatatTTTTTcgccgattttttattttctcttgttcaggaggtcaagTATGAGCACATTTtgttctgttttttgtttttcttgttttttttttagtatttttaatttgtatttatctTGTTTGAATTATGATTGtctttgatagtatttggcccgAGATTTGGCcttttctaccacctcctattattacattttgcctttctaattttttcatatttttttcatgtttaaatataggaaatgttagtagaaAATACAGCTAAAGTTGACCCcttaaaaaattgaacttttttaaaaacattggcaaagtcacataaaacaagccaaactttcattttttttttttaatttaagagttcttctttccaatgatttttaaagatcgaaaattggttgaaaaatggatttttggcgaattttcaaACAATCAGAATACAATGGCAAATTGTTTTAACCTTTTCAatcctcaataaaaaaaaatgtttttaattaaatacaCCAAATAACGTATtataatttctcaatattttattCCTATGGAGTTTTTATTCTTTCCTTATTGCTCGGCTGTATataattaggcttagtgatttttcacgcttaaacaaaattttcacggAGACCACTATTCAACAACTCAAAATTTTACGTAAATTTCACGGAGTatgaaaaatgctaaaaaaaaaaccaaataaccTATTAAATCTTATGTTAAACAACCGGAAACATTTGTACCCTTAATTATATATTAAGCATTTAAGACAAGTGATTTTTCAAGCTGAAAATTTCTAGTTCCCAGGAGACCATTTAaagaaattatcaaattatgttGGAATTTCACGAGACtaagaaaaactaaaatataacagaaaattaatttttttttagtttaaaataatattataaagTCTGAATCGTTTAATttcgaataaaccaaattttaaccataaaatttattttggattttttccttaaaaataaaatggtagttaattttttatgtattacATGGAATTTACCTAGCACATTGAACACTgcaattagttttcaaaaatctgagttttcaaaaactatAGATGGACATTTCACTTATATTCATGCTACAAGTGATAATAAAtgcaagaaaatgcatttgttttCTCTTGATTGCACTTCTATTAGATAAACATTttgcagtatttaaaaaaaatattgttaatgttcctgaatataaacaaaattactaaaaatcaattttcaattttatcaattttctttttaaatttgaggcaaaaaatatacttttttaaagtttctgtgaaaaaaaaaaacaggatatCAACCTTAAAAACACGGAGTGCTACGATTATTTTTTAAGACAATTTTAAAAGGGAGGGAGACAAAAATATGCATACAATCAGACATGCATTGGCACGCTCTGCACTGGCACTTCAGATTAGCACTTACCTCAAGTTCTACGCACACTGCGCATTGCACAGTGCTAGTGCTATTTTTTAGCACTCCCATATAGCACGCCCAAGACATTTCACTAGTCTAGGTGGTTAATTTATTGCTTTTCCATAATTTGGGATACTGTTTGCGTCCCCAAAGGCCACAAGCGTTGATCCATTCGcccaaaacaaattttcatgttCCCTTGcctatttgaagatttttctttatttttttgaagattttctaaaagaaaaaaaagcgcTTTTATCACACcacaatgaaaaaaagtttacctTGCAGAGAATAGAACCATGGACCTCTCACTTCTAAGTCCTGAACGCAAGCACTGCACTAAACTTTCAGATAAAAATTGATGGAATTATTTGCGTGACGTTCCACTAGTCGACGTCACTCAATTCAagataaacaaatgaaaaaagcgTCTTAGTTACCAGTTTCGTTAGAGTGCAAGGGCGAGTGCTATGATTGAAAGCGCAGTGCTATTCGCTAAAATAGCACGCGTGCTAGCCGCGCGCGGTGCCAATGCATGTCTGCATACAATGTTTGCATTAGAACTCTTGAGTTGAAGTTTAAGATTTGAAGGGAACTCAAACATTAAAATAGAATTGTAACAACATTTGAAGAAGTGAGTACATAGTCAagtaaaaaacaattgaaataaaaaacatgGTTTACCACGGAAAAGTAAGACTGCAGGCATTGAGgctaatacaaattttatttaataattttatttaataatttattcacgtttttcaatcaaatttacatttaaacATTGTGGATAacttatttgttaaatttgttgttttatgcattgatttcagaaaatccttaaattgcacgggatttcacggaaaataTGGAATTTCACGAAATTCACGCTATCCGCGAAATCAAATAAATGTTTGAGAACCTAAAATTGAGCAATTTTTAAAACTGatctcagttttttttcaaaatttacttgcaagtaaatttataaatgttttcGTGGAAAATCTTTGaacattataaaataaatacagACATTATACAACTTAttgttataaaatttatattttgtacatgttatttttttatacatgtgTTTTTTTCATCTCTCTAAAGCTTTTATTATGCAGAGTTGAAACTTTAtataatttacataaaaatggtttttggatgaaatatttattaaatgttttggatttaagaaattgaaaaaaaaaatcacgggatgttttcgaaataaaatcAGACACACAAAGTTTCTTCACCCAAAATCTGGCATCTCTGCCGAAACCGTGACCCCGCCCTCCCCCACGAAACGTCACCCGCGGGTCCgccattttgccaattttgaaaaCTGTTTCGCCCGCTGTCATTTACgtcaaactcgcacttttcgaCACTCGACAGCAGCAGAACCAGTCATCATCGTTCCGCCGCGGCTGGGGCCTGCCGTTTTGCTGCTGCCATTCCAAGTGTAGAAAGAAAAGGAGAGAAAAAACCTCCCTGTTGGATGCAGCCGCAGTAAAAAGTGGTGTGTGAAAAAGTAGCAAGGAACTTCCATCGAGGCACGACACTCCCCACAAAAGTGTGTCATCGACGAGCCCGAGGATTTACGTCGGAGGCTCTTAAACGGAGGACCAaattccgacgacgacgacgacgggggtTTGACACATTTCGTTCGTTCGAGAGCACCACCTAGTTGAGGAGCCGACCTCCTCCACCCCTCGACTGTGCCCCTCCTCTCTTCGGTGGCGGAGAGATTTCGCCTTCTGCCACAACAAGCCGCCCCCGGACAGAGGGTCAGAAAGAGCCGGCACGAAACCCCCGCGGAAGAGAGTGCAAGGAAGAAAGTGTGGAGTGTGTGTGTTCTGTTGTTTTACATCCTAGATGTTTGGCCGATTTTCGCAGGCCGCAGTGTCCCTGGTTGTGTCGTCCCGGGTGTTCAAAGCCCTTCCCTAAGAAACTAGTGGAACAGCGAGACCGTTCCACTTCCGGTGGTGGATCGTGGTAGTGGCAGGGAGCCAATTTCAGGAAGACCCGACCCGTGAGCTGATGAGCCAAAATGATTCTGCTGGAGATCAATAACCGGATCGTGGAGGAAACTCTGACCGTCAAGTTCAAGAATGCAATCGCTGGGTGAGTAAGACCTCCCTTCTTCGACTATGTGTCATCCCGGGCGGAAGAACCCCCCTTTCGCGCTGGTGGTGGTCAGTAGGGTGTTGATGACACGATAATGTGgtctcgctgctgctgctgctggaagaaGAAGAATCCGTAGTTGGGGGCAAGAAGGACTGTGTATGCGAAAAGAGAGAAGACAGTGTTGAAGGAAGGAAGGAAAGCAAAAAATTGCTTGCAGAGTCAGTGTGTGTTGTGCTCTGTGATGCAGCAAAAGTTGGGTGGCGATGACGACATACAACTCGCTGGTCGGTCCGTGGGGCTCCTGGTGTGGCTTGACCAAACTCGGGGTGATAAGAACCAAACAACTTCATTTAAGAGAGTACATTAACTGAATCTGTGCAACCCTATGCCTATGGGAACCATCAATATAATGTTTGATTACataaaactttgaaatattgactacaaaacaattttcaacaattttagatTATGTTCACAATTAAATTGTTGCAGGAATGAGtcctaaatacatttttttgatgggTAATCAAATCAGTCAAAGATACAAAGTTAAGCATTTTGTTTAACTCATAAAATGTTGAGcaattcggtcattcgattttttttatatcaggctgaaacttttttggtgccttcggtatgcccaaaaaagccattctgcatcattagtttgtccatataattttccatacaaatttggcagctgtccatacacaaatgatttatgaaagttggaaaatctgtatctttggaaggaattttttgatcgatttggtgtcttcggcaaagttgtaggtatggatacggactacactgaaaaaataatgatacacggttaaaatttgttttggtgatttttaattttactttttgtcacttaaactttatttgcaaaaaataacactatttttattttttttgattttctgatatgtttaagggtTGATGTCCCCTAACTTTTCAGTTccccaacttttcagaaattaccAGAgtgagcaaaaaatctttggccgAGTTATGTAAATGTAATATGTAatgtaaaatgtatgtaaaatcaaatttgcaatcaaaaagtacttaagtgaaattttgataaagtgcaccgttttcaagttatagccattttcaggtaacttttttgaaaatagtagcagttattcatttttttaaattagtgcccatgtttgcccactcttgaaaaaaatatttttgaaaagctgagaaaattcttttatattttgcatttttgaactttgttgatacgacccttagttgctgagatattgccatgcaaagatttaaaacaggaaaatagattttttctaagtcttacccaaacaacccaacattttctaatgtcgatatctcagcaactaatggtccgattttcaatgttaaaatatgaaactttaatgaaactttcttatcttttcgaaaaaataatttcattttttaaaatcaagactaacattttaaagtgacaatttttttatcaacatcccatcacacacacagacatttgctcagaaattgattctgagtcgacatgtatacgtgaaggtgggtctacgaggtcaaattacgaagttcaattttcgagtgattgtaTAGCCTTTCCTTATTGAGGTGAGGAAAACACACATACTGAGTCACTTGACGTTTTACCTATTCTCGTCTAAGGCTGACGAAAATAAGCGAGAAGCGAAAGCAAATAAGGTACAAAGGCCGGCCACTAATACTACCAACAGCGCTTGTAAGAGTGAGGGTGTTTACTGAAAAACCATGGATTTGGACCATGGATCATGGATATTCTTGATGGTCGAGCATAAGTATGActcataaactactctaaaatgattaagaatgtttaaatccaaTATGGCAGCCAAAATAACGGTGATAACatgttgaaaaattgcattgtaaaaggcaatcaaatattcaaatttgactaaagtggggtagcagaactcgaatttggtgttaaaagcaagaaaataaaaaaatacgatttttttgtgctcgtgattcgattattcgaaaaaTCTAACTTCAGAAAATctaacttcgaataatcgaaacttcggataatcgaggctccaTAGATCAGAAATCACACACCCATCACcgaacgaatctttgccgactggagcgcgcaaccattcgcgagcgaacacgacaCGCTGGCTGCCAGCGGcttgctcaatcgcttcacTCAGCGAAACAAATACTTCGAGAATTTTTCTCCTTACTCCGTCCGTCCGTCATACACGAatatgctcagagaggagagagccTTAAAAAATACTAGCGCGACGCTCACTTGGCTTACACTGCAGTCAATTAGAATTTGGCATGGTGGAAATTGCTGCCCAATGTGTCCTTGATGGTGTGTAAACAACaaagttgcaaaatattattgatatCATTGGTTTTAAGCAAATTCTTAACTGATCAAAGCAAAGCCGATAACAAACTATTTCAGTCAGCTTTGAGGTTTTTACGAAATCGGGgtgagtgagagggagagcaaagagagagtgttcagtagcgattggtgtggaagtgacaaacggtaggaatacaTTAGAGCAGTTTAGTTTTACGTCGCGCTAcatttgtgctcgcgagtgactgaatctttttggagcaatcaagACTCTTGCTTAcacattttgataaatttattttttgataaattcaatAAGTAGGGGAaccataccctttttcagcctatttctattatcggcctatcagcactttgatcatgaattgcagctttcataaagtgtttttgactgttccaaagtaattaatagctcaaacaaaagtgagcaagctactctccattgttgatacatctgaaaatgttgagttaatagcggaaaacggcaaaagtgatgagaattggtcaaaCGGCTTAGAGttattaaaatgggtatatttcccctacattaGAACATACGTTCTTTCCTCCAATGAACATTATGTGTATTTTTTGTCGCATTTTCTAGCATTgtaaggggtcgtgcataaaccacgtggcctttttttggagaatttttgacccccccctcccccctcatggtttttcgtggtttcacgccaaccccccccccccccctatatggccacgtggctttttcctcccaggtgaaaaatctttaaaaaaaacaaaataagtatagatttcaaaaatgtttatccacaaatgatgtaccgtcagtggtggtgacttttggtcaaaaaacgatattactgttgttattttaacgcaataaaaacatttcaaattatatcgaaataaataatgttggggaatgctcctgaatttaccatcagtttcccagaatatggctagtataatcacaccgttcataaatgccaatcgttttaaaattaactcaaactcaccctttagaaggggtgacattgggtcaaatagaaaacattttaatttgtgtaggtgctgtaacaccattaaaaccaatttaataatatataaaaaaaaacagaaattcacttaaaagtgttaaaaaagtatgatatcacaaagtttaaggtaaataataacagcataacaatttattgaaatggtacagaaagtaaaaaatactctcaacaaaacaagcaacttagtaaaacatatgtattcaaaattatggaattgcagtgcaattgtttgcatccagaataaatatgctttaagaattaaagctattttgatatataaacagcattcatgatttaatttaaatgcgcttttaaatattttttttaaaatcgaaattaattaaatagaaaagttttgtttcaggaaaaagatattttcattttattttaaggaaaatatctagttatgaaagctcctagttaatatttattttattccaaacattcataaaaatccaaactaaagcaacttttctttttaattaagcatgattccaatgattcagtgtgcccaaaaaagtcgagctgtttaatttttttctccatacaagaatcagagacagggacaaacattcaatattacgaccttttgaaatatttgtcttaattttttttttgaaaatattgatttcgaaaagatcggaaaatttcacgaaagttttatttataaacattgaaaatcgcaccattagttgctgagatatcgacataagaaaattatgggtgtttgggtagtaaacatcaatttttctgttttaaaatctttgcatggcaatatctcagcaacaaagcaacataaaattttctcagcatttcaaaaatattttttttttcaaaattgggcaaacatgggcacttttttttttaattaataactgcaactattttttaaaaaaaagttacctaaaaatagctataacttgaaaacggtgaactttatgaaaatttcactaatttacttttagattgcaaattcgattttacatcgaaaaataagattgcaattaagttgcggtcaatatttcgatttttttttaatcagtattgattcaaaaattcataactcaaacaacgattttttgcccgttctggaaatttctgaaaagttggcaaaattaaaaaaagaaaatagtgttttttttttgcaaatcatgttttagtgacaaaaagtgaaattaaaaatcagcaaagtaaattaccatttatcatttttttttcagtgtagtccttatccatacctacaactttgccgaaaccaccaaatcgaccaaaaatttcttcaaaagatacagattttttaattttcattgctgccaaatttgtatggaaaactatatggacaaactaatgatgcaaaatggcttgggcaccaaaaaaggtttcagacggattaaaaaaatcaaaaattaaaatttaagaataaagaccgattttgtatagaattgctcgaaaatcgattttgtgtctttggaaaagttgtagacaacgcgctaaaaatcattattttagtcatggacatccaaattgtttaagtcttactattactttaaattgattttgctatcgactacgtgttttgataaatttaaaaaagattgagctaatatttggaatttattttatttttttttcagttgtttaaataggcaattatctacgatttaagatttttgatccaacttttggttgctgagatattacctcaaaataaatacaaaaaaaaattaaataagttagtttttcaatctgttcaatatctttgaaattattcacactgggacgcccaacgcatgtccaatatacacggatgccaaagcctccctaaaacgttggaacggtaacttcaactcacaggttttcgggcttgtctccgcggaatttcgggccatttttttttactagagcaaacaaaagttggaacgacgtttttgatcgcataaattacagatttgatcaaatcgagttctgcaaagtttaaggatcatctagacatccttttaattcactcaaaaaaaaaatttcccggttggttgagttatgcccgagaaccagcgagttgaaaataccgttccatcttttttaaggagttttatttatgttgatctttaacggcattgtattgaaatttgggccgagaccgtggtgtaggggtaagcgtgattgcctctcacccagtcggcctgggttcgatcccagacggtcccggtggcatttttcgagatgagatttgtctgatcacgccttccgtcggacgggaagtaaatgttggccccggactaacctaaaaaggttaggtcgttagctcagtccaggtgtaggagtcgtctccctgggtcctgtctcggtggagtcgctggtaggcagttggactaacaatccaaaggtcgtcagttcgaatcccggggtggatggaagcttaggtgtaaaaagaggtttgcaattgcctcaacaatcaagccttcgaacacctagtttcgagtaggaatctcgtaatcgaggacgccaaggcaaagctgtagagcgaataatttttttttttatttttttgtattgaaatttatttcacaaattgatatcggcatttaaaaattaagtgcctctttaaaacttaaattattttaatgtgtctatatatttgagaggttttatctcaaatatgaagttgagggtatagtatattttctcagcttaaagaaaaactaatattttcaggaaagggcacctttggcccctatttttttaatcttgaaattaattgagaaccaaaaacaatgtttgcttgaagctcgtttttttttctctaaaaatctaaaatgtttgcccatgtttctctttagctcaagagatggtccctattaacataaaaaaaactaaaaaaaaaaatacctacaactttgacgatggatagtaaacgtgtattttatgaaatgttatgtaatataacaatccgaattgtgtaacccatgaaataaggaatatattttagaccataatattcatcaaattttttggtgaatcttaaagtatgtatcgttcgttttttcgttactggttattttttaatgttagacgtttcacttgcaaatgaggtagtgaaactgaaattttgcgcgataatcctgaaattggggtttttagtttctttgtacttaaaaaaatattgcatgagagaggagatacaagatatcttgagtttgttttaagtgtc harbors:
- the LOC120412821 gene encoding uncharacterized protein LOC120412821, giving the protein MSSQYQKDLIQQYKTTCNKLKKIQRVFFKQFAPNVSEVADEFALLAVNFNCFLPEYAALCYMGQGKCEKMIGNEPGEVDALLKAARAFRKANEKQIKINPENASGDHLEGAFRCYTQALSRLPDDSVTKAAIIRELKEISPNVEITSNFSSPSHRIWDLEQSAEESIKIHDYVAAFEKLTEIYDDVTERRCEAMYPQVMQRVEVTRLLLLCLLQLPPSVRYDHKFIERYSAIGDGQQTGASVLSEELFFLLQSLVVSCQAKDIESLIAVRDELSHCKQLTGSQQRLLGELVGKYSK
- the LOC120412822 gene encoding 28S ribosomal protein S21, mitochondrial, translating into MRHAKFIARTVLVQNNNIEEACRVLNRILGKEEIFDQFRRTRFYEKPFQTRRRVNFERCKAIYNEDMNRKIQFVLRKNRVDPFPGCQ